A single Macadamia integrifolia cultivar HAES 741 unplaced genomic scaffold, SCU_Mint_v3 scaffold1869, whole genome shotgun sequence DNA region contains:
- the LOC122065057 gene encoding uncharacterized protein LOC122065057 has translation MVQHTSLHQSSTPLSVTTAAASLVCFLAIAIDTIRGFRQKKLWFPCKYFSLNGATIAVLGMATIPSVFQRSPMPSHGEQLEKLTSSILLCVSMGFFMPSLGAMSRGDLIFNLVAVTVLAITMVGNICFQMGTGMVEYRFFVQQIIIIICIVALLAVLWFSLPETGIGDVCDIMYLCVTNELQPSSFEEMKDSLKETSKVAHVGNLQYIKGRSSNSILASVLCGISVTVLLKEILGSIMVGNSSFFCNGVSTSVVVIAGQSICIITAAVATTTRWFVIAWHFGPERFVTWRDIFRVEQYHLMWWRELENQQMLLTSSGNGFHLKILRGLERIILDMLVIAQIDIIIIGKFMCYLSMWFTLMLKKLLDCLDYKLDDGNNLNDENTRWFDSITSFLGERDLNSWMLSNWERGMTRWERRYGTNTPNHLIQLLSKWPPRMMHHFHNLSSPHLVLVMRVALLLSSSNEEQNQFLVDAFNQGLELVLFAEENSSVQSIIFNRMISPILWRNRNDPDNWLNKKFECSGTGLGSINVMELGILLQMFREYQERGLNEFDILNHLSEGMEMMLLVDLVTIAIFTGGFEDDENDDPNAADFFEETACQILRSLLVELPHAIHNEYSRYPFDQKFTTEERIKRAMYFLYMSENLQDHVEFDWNESDDEFISSNSYSPISTTSSTSSEEWSFNSIS, from the coding sequence ATGGTGCAGCATACATCCCTCCATCAGTCCTCTACACCATTATCTGTTACAACAGCAGCTGCTTCACTTGTATGTTTCCTCGCTATAGCAATCGATACCATAAGAGGTTTTCGGCAAAAGAAGCTATGGTTCCCCTGCAAATATTTCTCTCTCAATGGTGCTACCATAGCTGTTCTTGGTATGGCTACCATTCCTTCAGTATTCCAAAGGAGCCCTATGCCTAGTCATGGAGAGCAGCTTGAAAAACTCACAAGCAGCATACTTTTATGTGTCTCAATGGGTTTCTTCATGCCGTCGTTGGGGGCCATGAGCAGAGGTGATCTCATCTTCAATCTGGTCGCGGTAACTGTCCTAGCAATCACAATGGTTGGGAATATTTGCTTTCAAATGGGAACAGGAATGGTGGAATACAGATTTTTTGTACAacaaatcatcatcataatctgCATTGTAGCACTGCTAGCAGTCTTATGGTTCTCTTTGCCTGAAACAGGCATTGGGGATGTTTGTGATATCATGTATTTATGTGTTACAAATGAACTTCAACCATCCTCATTTGAGGAAATGAAGGATAGTTTGAAAGAGACATCAAAGGTGGCTCATGTTGGTAACCTGCAATACATCAAGGGACGGTCCTCGAATTCCATTCTCGCGAGTGTTCTTTGTGGAATCAGTGTCACAGTATTACTAAAAGAGATACTTGGATCAATTATGGTTGGAAATTCTAGCTTTTTTTGTAATGGAGTTTCAACATCGGTGGTAGTAATTGCAGGTCAGAGTATTTGTATAATAACAGCTGCTGTTGCTACTACTACTAGATGGTTTGTTATAGCTTGGCATTTTGGTCCAGAGAGGTTTGTAACATGGAGAGACATATTTCGGGTGGAGCAATATCATCTCATGTGGTGGAGGGAATTGGAAAATCAGCAAATGCTACTAACATCATCAGGTAATGGTTTCCATCTGAAGATCCTTAGAGGATTGGAAAGAATTATTTTGGATATGCTGGTTATAGCACAAATAGATATTATCATCATAGGGAAATTCATGTGCTATTTATCAATGTGGTTCACTTTGATGTTGAAGAAGCTCTTAGATTGTCTTGACTACAAGTTGGATGATGGGAATAATCTGAACGACGAAAATACTCGTTGGTTTGATAGTATCACGTCCTTCCTCGGCGAAAGGGACTtgaattcatggatgttgagcAATTGGGAGAGGGGCATGACAAGGTGGGAGAGAAGGTATGGAACAAACACTCCAAATCATCTTATTCAACTGCTGTCTAAATGGCCTCCTCGTATGATGCACCACTTCCACAATCTTAGCTCCCCACATTTGGTTTTGGTAATGAGAGTTGCCCTGCTCCTGTCCTCTTCTAATGAAGAACAAAATCAGTTTTTGGTCGATGCATTCAACCAAGGACTCGAACTTGTACTTTTTGCAGAGGAGAATTCAAGTGTTCAATCCATTATATTCAATAGGATGATATCTCCCATTTTATGGAGAAATAGAAATGATCCAGATAATTGGTTAAACAAGAAATTTGAATGCTCAGGTACAGGGTTAGGTTCTATCAATGTAATGGAACTTGGAATACTTCTTCAGATGTTTAGGGAGTACCAAGAACGAGGTCTCAATGAATTCGATATTCTGAACCATTTATCAGAGGGAATGGAGATGATGTTACTGGTTGATCTTGTCACAATTGCCATTTTCACTGGTGGGTTCGaagatgatgaaaatgatgaccctAATGCTGCAGATTTTTTTGAAGAAACCGCATGTCAAATTTTGCGTTCGCTCTTGGTGGAATTGCCTCATGCTATACACAATGAGTACAGTCGATATCCCTTTGATCAGAAGTTTACTACTGAAGAAAGAATCAAGAGAGCAATGTATTTTCTATACATGTCTGAGAACCTGCAGGACCACGTTGAGTTCGATTGGAATGAGAGTGATGATGAATTTATTTCATCCAACTCCTATAGTCCTATTTCAACAACTTCCTCTACGTCTAGTGAGGAATGGTCATTTAACTCCATCAGTTAG
- the LOC122065055 gene encoding LYR motif-containing protein 4, with product MTVAASTPSRAETLALFRSLLRIARDFSDYNIREYTKRRTIDGFRQNRDLKDPSAICSSFSDGKSQLEVAKRQAIVYSLYAPKVKSVMELEKI from the coding sequence ATGACGGTTGCGGCTTCAACCCCTTCGAGAGCTGAAACCCTCGCTCTCTTCCGTTCTCTGCTACGAATCGCTCGAGACTTCTCTGATTACAACATCAGAGAATACACCAAGCGCAGGACTATTGATGGGTTTCGTCAGAACCGCGACCTTAAGGATCCTTCGGCGATTTGTTCGTCGTTCTCAGATGGGAAATCTCAGCTAGAAGTAGCGAAAAGACAGGCCATCGTCTACTCATTATACGCTCCCAAAGTTAAAAGCGTCATGGAGTTGGAGAAGATATGA